The Etheostoma cragini isolate CJK2018 chromosome 15, CSU_Ecrag_1.0, whole genome shotgun sequence genome window below encodes:
- the mapk8ip3 gene encoding C-Jun-amino-terminal kinase-interacting protein 3 isoform X2: MMELQIDEVVYQDDYGSGSVMSERVSGLANSIYREFERLIRSYDEEVVKELMPLVVNVLENLDAVLTENQEHEVELELLKEDNEQLITQYEREKALRKQAEEKFIEFEDALEAEKKDLQVQVEFLELQAKQQELKTKNYSDQITRLEERESDMKKEYNALHQRHTEMIQTYVEHIERSKMQQAGSNSQSEGPGCGRTQRHKWRKSKADRPPSLSLYPTGEGMVRGGFGGARMMPGKDIWQVSLGQSSFCLAYQEDGSESDSVAATPSSTASKSNTPTSSVPSATVTPINEGFLPQSEFDAMRAGNRRKSAKRLSRNMEVQVSQETRNVSIGMGSSDEWSEFQEIIDSTPELDMCVDPRVYGGGNSPSQGIVNEAFGINTDSLYHEIKDAKSDIIGDVDAGAELLGEFSVRDDFFGMGKEVENLLTENKQLLETKNALNIVKNDLIAKVDELSGEQEGLREELEALRQSKNKVDVRVKELEEELKRLRAEALGASRDSKDEGGDDFSSPMQDGDMTMTQRRRFTRVEMARVLMERNQYKERLMELQEAVRWTEMIRASRESPQIQEKKKSTIWQFFARLFSTSSSPPPVKRPYYSVNIHYKSPSPAGFSQRRSHTMCQISTSNRTLEFFPEELASNSVASLLSDSALLARREQRREQYRQVREHMRRDDGIMQACGWSVPSRFKQAGGQPDSAQDSPLKRQQPTIEKEDNRMKNVPVPVYCRPLVEKDPNRKLWCAAGVDLTGWRASNQELVPAKAPSGGSDPLHAEENGAGKKSSHSSPEKRKSKELQETDTMSSRVWILTSTHSASKVVIIDANQPGSLVDQFNVCNAHVLCISSVPAASESDYPAGEIVLDPGDSGAGGGGEDAVGVEGMLAGITLVGCATNCSVARSNCSSRTDTPIMDKGQAPTAPPMNGKIHPAQSAEEATEATEVPESTANHAEMRSGPPGPFTEHVFTDPQPRLSDASDRSAGQSKDETSQPPESEDGGEETKNYTSVAPTMWLGAQNGWLYVHSAVGNWKKCIHSIKLKDSVLSLVHVKGRVLVALADGTLAIFHRSEDGQWDLSNYHLMDLGRPHHSIRCMAVVHDKVWCGYKNKIHVIQPKSMQIEKSFDAHPRRESQVRQLAWIGDGVWVSIRLDSTLRLYHAHTHQHLQDVDIEPYVSKMLGTGKLGFSFVRITALLIGGNRLWVGTGNGVIISIPLTETVVLHRGQLLGLRANKVSPTSSGGVIHVYGDDGSEKSTGSFIPYCSMAQAQLCFHGHRDAVKFFVSVPGNVLATLNGSVLDSPSEGQGSTAPQETEAQSVHNVLVLSGGEGYIDFRIGDGEDDETEEGDSGGASQIKPALCKAERSHIIVWQVSYIPE, from the exons AG AAATTCATTGAATTTGAGGATGCGTTGGAAGCTGAGAAGAAGGACCTGCAGGTGCAGGTGGAGTTTTTGGAGCTGCAGGCGAAACAGCAAGAGCTCAAGACAAAGAACTATTCTGACCAGA TCACACGGTTGGAAGAGCGAGAATCAGACATGAAGAAAGAGTACAATGCTCTGCACCAGCGTCACACTGAG ATGATCCAGACGTACGTCGAGCACATAGAGCGGTCCAAAATGCAGCAGGCAGGgagcaacagccaatcagaaggcCCCGGCTGTGGACGAAC TCAACGCCACAAATGGAGGAAAAG CAAAGCAGATCGCCCACCTTCATTGAGCCTGTACCCCACCGGCGAGGGCATGGTACGTGGGGGTTTCGGGGGGGCTAGGATGATGCCCGGGAAAGACATCTGGCAGGTCAGCCTCGGCCAGTCGTCATTCTGCTTAGCCTATCAG GAGGATGGATCAGAGTCCGACTCAGTGGCGGCCACACCCAGCAGCACAGCAAGCAAGTCCAACACACCCACCTCCTCCGTCCCCTCCGCCACTGTCACCCCCATCAACGAGGGCTTCCTCCCACAGTCTGAATTTGATGCGATGCGGGCTGGGAACCGCAGGAAAAGTGCCAAGCGACTAAGCCGGAATATGGAGGTGCAGGTTTCCCAGGAAACCAGGAATGTCAGCATTG GAATGGGAAGCAGCGATGAGTGGTCAGAGTTTCAGGAGATCATCGATTCTACCCCTGAGCTGGACATGTGTGTGGACCCCCGTGTGTATGGAGGAGGAAACAG CCCCTCTCAAGGCATTGTTAACGAGGCCTTCGGCATCAACACCGACTCTCTCTACCACGAGATCAAGGACGCCAAGTCGGACATCATCGGAGACGTTGATGCAGGCGCCGAGCTGCTAG GCGAGTTCTCAG TCCGTGATGATTTCTTCG GGATGGGTAAGGAGGTGGAGAACCTGCTGACAGAGAACAAACAGCTCCTAGAGACCAA AAATGCTCTCAACATTGTGAAAAATGACCTTATTGCCAAAGTGGATGAGCTGTCAGGCGAGCAGGAGGGGCTGAGGGAGGAGCTGGAGGCTTTGAGGCAGTCCAAGAACAAGGTGGACGTCAGGGTCAAGGAGCTAGAAGAAGAACTCAAGAG GTTAAGAGCAGAGGCTCTCGGTGCGTCCCGGGACTCCAAGGATGAAGGAGGGGATGAT TTTTCATCACCCATGCAGGACGGTGACATGACGATGACGCAGCGCCGGCGGTTCACCCGGGTGGAGATGGCCCGCGTGCTGATGGAGAGGAATCAGTACAAAGAGAGGCTGATGGAGCTGCAGGAGGCCGTACGGTGGACAGAGATGATCAG GGCGTCCAGGGAAAGTCCTCAAATCCAAGAGAAAAAGAAGTCCACCATCTGGCAGTT CTTTGCACGTCTCTTCAGCACATCGTCCAGCCCTCCGCCTGTCAAGCGGCCATATTACAGCGTCAACATCCACTACAAGTCACCCTCGCCGGCTGGTTTCTCTCAGCGACGCAGCCACACCATGTGTCAGATCTCCACCTCCAACCGCACGCTGGAGTTCTTCCCCGAAGA ACTGGCCAGTAACAGTGTTGCGTCTCTCCTCAGTGACTCAGCACTGTTGGCCCGCCGAGAGCAGCGGCGTGAACAGTACCGGCAGGTCCGTGAGCACATGCGCCGCGACGACGGCATCATGCAGGCCTGTGGCTGGAGCGTGCCGTCTCGTTTCAAAcag GCTGGCGGGCAGCCAGACAGCGCTCAGGACAGCCCGCTGAAGAGACAACAG CCCACAATTGAGAAGGAGGACAACCGCATGAAGAATGTTCCCGTCCCGGTGTACTGCCGTCCTCTGGTAGAGAAGGACCCCAACAGGAAG TTGTGGTGTGCAGCTGGAGTGGACCTGACAGGATGGAGGGCCAGCAACCAGGAGTTGGTACCAGCCAAAGCCCCGTCGGGGGGCAGCGACCCCCTGCACGCTGAGGAGAACGGAGCTGGAAAGAAGAGCAGCCACAGCTCCCCAGAAAAGAGGAAG TCCAAGGAGCTCCAGGAAACAGACACCATGAGCAGTCGAGTGTGGATCCTCACCAGCACCCACTCTGCCAGCAAGGTGGTCATCATCGATGCCAACCAGCCGGGCTCACTGGTCGACCAGTTCAACGTCTGCAATGCCCACGTGCTCTGCATCTCCAGTGTGCCAG CTGCCAGCGAGAGTGACTATCCAGCAGGAGAGATTGTGTTGGATCCAGGTGACAGTGGAGCAGGAGGGGGAGGCGAGGATGCTGTTGGCGTGGAGGGCATGTTGGCTGGTATCACTCTTGTTGGATGTGCCACCAACTGCAGTGTTGCCCGTAGCAACTGCTCCTCGCGTACTGATACTCCCATAATGGACAAAGGACAAG CCCCTACTGCTCCCCCCATGAATGGGAAGATTCACCCTGCCCAGTCAGCCGAGGAGGCCACGGAGGCCACCGAGGTACCCGAATCCACGGCCAACCATGCAGAAATGAGATCTGGACCTCCAGGACCATTTACCGAGCACGTCTTTACCGACCCCCAGCCTCGTTTATCAGACGCCTCTGACAG AAGCGCAGGTCAATCCAAAGACGAAACTTCTCAGCCTCCAGAGTCAGAGGACGGAGGGGAAGAGACCAAGAACTACACCAGCGTGGCCCCCACTATGTGGCTCGGGGCCCAGAACGGCTG GCTCTACGTCCACTCGGCAGTTGGAAACTGGAAGAAGTGCATCCACTCCATCAAACTCAAAGACTCTGTGCTCAGTCTGGT ACACGTGAAAGGTCGTGTGCTGGTTGCCCTCGCTGATGGGACCCTCGCCATATTCCATAGATCAGAGG atggGCAATGGGATTTATCCAACTACCACCTAATGGACCTCGGACGGCCTCATCACTCCATCCGCTGCATGGCTGTAGTACATGACAAGGTTTGGTGCGGCTACAAGAACAAGATCCACGTCATCCAGCCCAAGAGCATGCAGATCGAG AAGTCCTTTGACGCCCACCCTCGCAGGGAGAGTCAGGTGCGCCAGCTGGCATGGATCGGTGATGGTGTTTGGGTGTCGATCCGGCTAGATTCGACCCTGCGTCTCTaccacgcgcacacacaccagCATCTCCAGGATGTGGACATTGAGCCATACGTCAGCAAGATGCTGG GCACTGGCAAGCTGGGCTTCTCTTTTGTGCGAATCACAGCGCTTCTGATTGGTGGAAACCGTCTCTGGGTAGGAACTGGAAACGGCGTGATCATCTCCATCCCACTGACAGAGA CGGTGGTCCTTCACCGGGGACAGCTCCTTGGTTTGAGGG CCAATAAGGTGTCTCCCACATCGTCTGGCGGAGTGATCCATGTGTACGGTGACGATGGCTCTGAGAAGAGCACCGGCAGCTTCATCCCCTACTGCTCCATGGCACAAGCCCAGCTCTGTTTCCATGGACACCGTGATGCTGTCAAGTTCTTTGTCTCTGTACCCG GCAATGTTCTGGCCACCCTAAACGGCAGTGTGCTGGACAGTCCATCGGAGGGGCAGGGGTCAACAGCGCCCCAAGAGACGGAGGCTCAGAGTGTTCACAACGTGCTGGTGCTGAGTGGAGGAGAGGGCTATATTGATTTCCGTATAG GAGATGGAGAGGACGATGAAACAGAAGAAGGAGACAGTGGCGGAGCTTCACAGATAAAACCTGCTTTGTGTAAAGCAGAGCGAAGCCACATCATCGTCTGGCAGGTGTCTTACATACCCGAGTGA
- the mapk8ip3 gene encoding C-Jun-amino-terminal kinase-interacting protein 3 isoform X18: MMELQIDEVVYQDDYGSGSVMSERVSGLANSIYREFERLIRSYDEEVVKELMPLVVNVLENLDAVLTENQEHEVELELLKEDNEQLITQYEREKALRKQAEEKFIEFEDALEAEKKDLQVQVEFLELQAKQQELKTKNYSDQITRLEERESDMKKEYNALHQRHTEMIQTYVEHIERSKMQQAGSNSQSEGPGCGRTQRHKWRKSKADRPPSLSLYPTGEGMEDGSESDSVAATPSSTASKSNTPTSSVPSATVTPINEGFLPQSEFDAMRAGNRRKSAKRLSRNMEVQVSQETRNVSIGMGSSDEWSEFQEIIDSTPELDMCVDPRVYGGGNSPSQGIVNEAFGINTDSLYHEIKDAKSDIIGDVDAGAELLGEFSVRDDFFGMGKEVENLLTENKQLLETKNALNIVKNDLIAKVDELSGEQEGLREELEALRQSKNKVDVRVKELEEELKRLRAEALGASRDSKDEGGDDFSSPMQDGDMTMTQRRRFTRVEMARVLMERNQYKERLMELQEAVRWTEMIRASRESPQIQEKKKSTIWQFFARLFSTSSSPPPVKRPYYSVNIHYKSPSPAGFSQRRSHTMCQISTSNRTLEFFPEDDSALLARREQRREQYRQVREHMRRDDGIMQACGWSVPSRFKQAGGQPDSAQDSPLKRQQPTIEKEDNRMKNVPVPVYCRPLVEKDPNRKLWCAAGVDLTGWRASNQELVPAKAPSGGSDPLHAEENGAGKKSSHSSPEKRKSKELQETDTMSSRVWILTSTHSASKVVIIDANQPGSLVDQFNVCNAHVLCISSVPAASESDYPAGEIVLDPGDSGAGGGGEDAVGVEGMLAGITLVGCATNCSVARSNCSSRTDTPIMDKGQAPTAPPMNGKIHPAQSAEEATEATEVPESTANHAEMRSGPPGPFTEHVFTDPQPRLSDASDRSAGQSKDETSQPPESEDGGEETKNYTSVAPTMWLGAQNGWLYVHSAVGNWKKCIHSIKLKDSVLSLVHVKGRVLVALADGTLAIFHRSEDGQWDLSNYHLMDLGRPHHSIRCMAVVHDKVWCGYKNKIHVIQPKSMQIEKSFDAHPRRESQVRQLAWIGDGVWVSIRLDSTLRLYHAHTHQHLQDVDIEPYVSKMLGTGKLGFSFVRITALLIGGNRLWVGTGNGVIISIPLTETVVLHRGQLLGLRANKVSPTSSGGVIHVYGDDGSEKSTGSFIPYCSMAQAQLCFHGHRDAVKFFVSVPGNVLATLNGSVLDSPSEGQGSTAPQETEAQSVHNVLVLSGGEGYIDFRIGDGEDDETEEGDSGGASQIKPALCKAERSHIIVWQVSYIPE; this comes from the exons AG AAATTCATTGAATTTGAGGATGCGTTGGAAGCTGAGAAGAAGGACCTGCAGGTGCAGGTGGAGTTTTTGGAGCTGCAGGCGAAACAGCAAGAGCTCAAGACAAAGAACTATTCTGACCAGA TCACACGGTTGGAAGAGCGAGAATCAGACATGAAGAAAGAGTACAATGCTCTGCACCAGCGTCACACTGAG ATGATCCAGACGTACGTCGAGCACATAGAGCGGTCCAAAATGCAGCAGGCAGGgagcaacagccaatcagaaggcCCCGGCTGTGGACGAAC TCAACGCCACAAATGGAGGAAAAG CAAAGCAGATCGCCCACCTTCATTGAGCCTGTACCCCACCGGCGAGGGCATG GAGGATGGATCAGAGTCCGACTCAGTGGCGGCCACACCCAGCAGCACAGCAAGCAAGTCCAACACACCCACCTCCTCCGTCCCCTCCGCCACTGTCACCCCCATCAACGAGGGCTTCCTCCCACAGTCTGAATTTGATGCGATGCGGGCTGGGAACCGCAGGAAAAGTGCCAAGCGACTAAGCCGGAATATGGAGGTGCAGGTTTCCCAGGAAACCAGGAATGTCAGCATTG GAATGGGAAGCAGCGATGAGTGGTCAGAGTTTCAGGAGATCATCGATTCTACCCCTGAGCTGGACATGTGTGTGGACCCCCGTGTGTATGGAGGAGGAAACAG CCCCTCTCAAGGCATTGTTAACGAGGCCTTCGGCATCAACACCGACTCTCTCTACCACGAGATCAAGGACGCCAAGTCGGACATCATCGGAGACGTTGATGCAGGCGCCGAGCTGCTAG GCGAGTTCTCAG TCCGTGATGATTTCTTCG GGATGGGTAAGGAGGTGGAGAACCTGCTGACAGAGAACAAACAGCTCCTAGAGACCAA AAATGCTCTCAACATTGTGAAAAATGACCTTATTGCCAAAGTGGATGAGCTGTCAGGCGAGCAGGAGGGGCTGAGGGAGGAGCTGGAGGCTTTGAGGCAGTCCAAGAACAAGGTGGACGTCAGGGTCAAGGAGCTAGAAGAAGAACTCAAGAG GTTAAGAGCAGAGGCTCTCGGTGCGTCCCGGGACTCCAAGGATGAAGGAGGGGATGAT TTTTCATCACCCATGCAGGACGGTGACATGACGATGACGCAGCGCCGGCGGTTCACCCGGGTGGAGATGGCCCGCGTGCTGATGGAGAGGAATCAGTACAAAGAGAGGCTGATGGAGCTGCAGGAGGCCGTACGGTGGACAGAGATGATCAG GGCGTCCAGGGAAAGTCCTCAAATCCAAGAGAAAAAGAAGTCCACCATCTGGCAGTT CTTTGCACGTCTCTTCAGCACATCGTCCAGCCCTCCGCCTGTCAAGCGGCCATATTACAGCGTCAACATCCACTACAAGTCACCCTCGCCGGCTGGTTTCTCTCAGCGACGCAGCCACACCATGTGTCAGATCTCCACCTCCAACCGCACGCTGGAGTTCTTCCCCGAAGA TGACTCAGCACTGTTGGCCCGCCGAGAGCAGCGGCGTGAACAGTACCGGCAGGTCCGTGAGCACATGCGCCGCGACGACGGCATCATGCAGGCCTGTGGCTGGAGCGTGCCGTCTCGTTTCAAAcag GCTGGCGGGCAGCCAGACAGCGCTCAGGACAGCCCGCTGAAGAGACAACAG CCCACAATTGAGAAGGAGGACAACCGCATGAAGAATGTTCCCGTCCCGGTGTACTGCCGTCCTCTGGTAGAGAAGGACCCCAACAGGAAG TTGTGGTGTGCAGCTGGAGTGGACCTGACAGGATGGAGGGCCAGCAACCAGGAGTTGGTACCAGCCAAAGCCCCGTCGGGGGGCAGCGACCCCCTGCACGCTGAGGAGAACGGAGCTGGAAAGAAGAGCAGCCACAGCTCCCCAGAAAAGAGGAAG TCCAAGGAGCTCCAGGAAACAGACACCATGAGCAGTCGAGTGTGGATCCTCACCAGCACCCACTCTGCCAGCAAGGTGGTCATCATCGATGCCAACCAGCCGGGCTCACTGGTCGACCAGTTCAACGTCTGCAATGCCCACGTGCTCTGCATCTCCAGTGTGCCAG CTGCCAGCGAGAGTGACTATCCAGCAGGAGAGATTGTGTTGGATCCAGGTGACAGTGGAGCAGGAGGGGGAGGCGAGGATGCTGTTGGCGTGGAGGGCATGTTGGCTGGTATCACTCTTGTTGGATGTGCCACCAACTGCAGTGTTGCCCGTAGCAACTGCTCCTCGCGTACTGATACTCCCATAATGGACAAAGGACAAG CCCCTACTGCTCCCCCCATGAATGGGAAGATTCACCCTGCCCAGTCAGCCGAGGAGGCCACGGAGGCCACCGAGGTACCCGAATCCACGGCCAACCATGCAGAAATGAGATCTGGACCTCCAGGACCATTTACCGAGCACGTCTTTACCGACCCCCAGCCTCGTTTATCAGACGCCTCTGACAG AAGCGCAGGTCAATCCAAAGACGAAACTTCTCAGCCTCCAGAGTCAGAGGACGGAGGGGAAGAGACCAAGAACTACACCAGCGTGGCCCCCACTATGTGGCTCGGGGCCCAGAACGGCTG GCTCTACGTCCACTCGGCAGTTGGAAACTGGAAGAAGTGCATCCACTCCATCAAACTCAAAGACTCTGTGCTCAGTCTGGT ACACGTGAAAGGTCGTGTGCTGGTTGCCCTCGCTGATGGGACCCTCGCCATATTCCATAGATCAGAGG atggGCAATGGGATTTATCCAACTACCACCTAATGGACCTCGGACGGCCTCATCACTCCATCCGCTGCATGGCTGTAGTACATGACAAGGTTTGGTGCGGCTACAAGAACAAGATCCACGTCATCCAGCCCAAGAGCATGCAGATCGAG AAGTCCTTTGACGCCCACCCTCGCAGGGAGAGTCAGGTGCGCCAGCTGGCATGGATCGGTGATGGTGTTTGGGTGTCGATCCGGCTAGATTCGACCCTGCGTCTCTaccacgcgcacacacaccagCATCTCCAGGATGTGGACATTGAGCCATACGTCAGCAAGATGCTGG GCACTGGCAAGCTGGGCTTCTCTTTTGTGCGAATCACAGCGCTTCTGATTGGTGGAAACCGTCTCTGGGTAGGAACTGGAAACGGCGTGATCATCTCCATCCCACTGACAGAGA CGGTGGTCCTTCACCGGGGACAGCTCCTTGGTTTGAGGG CCAATAAGGTGTCTCCCACATCGTCTGGCGGAGTGATCCATGTGTACGGTGACGATGGCTCTGAGAAGAGCACCGGCAGCTTCATCCCCTACTGCTCCATGGCACAAGCCCAGCTCTGTTTCCATGGACACCGTGATGCTGTCAAGTTCTTTGTCTCTGTACCCG GCAATGTTCTGGCCACCCTAAACGGCAGTGTGCTGGACAGTCCATCGGAGGGGCAGGGGTCAACAGCGCCCCAAGAGACGGAGGCTCAGAGTGTTCACAACGTGCTGGTGCTGAGTGGAGGAGAGGGCTATATTGATTTCCGTATAG GAGATGGAGAGGACGATGAAACAGAAGAAGGAGACAGTGGCGGAGCTTCACAGATAAAACCTGCTTTGTGTAAAGCAGAGCGAAGCCACATCATCGTCTGGCAGGTGTCTTACATACCCGAGTGA